Proteins encoded within one genomic window of Triticum aestivum cultivar Chinese Spring chromosome 2D, IWGSC CS RefSeq v2.1, whole genome shotgun sequence:
- the LOC101290588 gene encoding synaptonemal complex protein ZEP1 translates to MQKLGLSGLRGLDGFRSLAGATSTAGKATNPKPSSDAGGSTYGSFANLKITAEKLVKEQASVKSDLEMAHTKLRRATEQINMLEAKLQQAVNENMKLKVKQTEDSKLWQGLDSKVSSTKMLCDQLTETLQQLASQAERAEEDKKFFEGMLGKNSKALDELNCLLHDSSAKLECAEQSIMSGKQEILRIKQEKEEMDQSYKEQLYANDTTIKEKDSLIKQLEGSVEENKSRLLCADSRLQCMEQELKLKQDVCIYLKENLACAEKEKNDLELRNQRYSLEVERLYKDNKDANELLSSFVAKVAELDKEHASMSSHVARLLSSFDKYYGMVQEEKLLITRSAKDKLEHLQNQFVDLTSENSGLKSEIGELKSRITELQKTQEAVMVQHVEECQVAEDKIRRLESEAEISASNVNCLEKLSSELQGRVQKLLEDSSLAENQKEELLQKTLKLESDNQELLGRVQSVLDEKSNDTESLHSEIAKRDQQVDTQEKQISELRSVLDEKEQLYISSVEREKSLEEQKLQIQASLAATECQLTEAKKQYDLMLQGKQIELSKHLKELSLRNDQAINVIRKKYELEKVEIISAEKEKAEKLIREMEHKCNEKILENKRESERCLMRLKEEHAAVVARIQQDNELKESTLRAYHKEELQRIRSQGESELRERLSSLRQEHEAQIKTVNIRHEEDCQKLQDELELQKSKEEKQRALLQLQWKVMGESQQVDQEVNSKKRREPYVRKESQLQLPGPGPETKRKDVNISGVIHSPISNVLRKVEKASQDVTNHRKVTHHEYEVETANGKITKRRKTKSTVMFGEPNTQKSLQNTADKDVTKTRKVVAGSRPHPANIGELFSEGSLNPYADDPYAFG, encoded by the exons ATGCAGAAGCTGGGGCTCTCGGGGCTTAGGGGCCTCGATGGGTTCCGATCTCTCGCTGGTGCCACCTCTACGGCTGGGAAGGCCACGAACCCCAAGCCCTCGTCGGATGCTGGAGGTAGCACATACGGGAGCTTCGCCAACCTTAAGATCACAGCTG AGAAATTAGTCAAGGAGCAGGCTTCAGTGAAGTCCGATCTAGAAATGGCG CATACCAAGCTGAGAAGAGCAACAGAACAGATAAATATGTTAGAAGCAAAACTTCAACAAGCTGTCAATGAAAACATGAAGCTTAAGGTGAAGCAGACTGAGGATTCGAAGCTCTGGCAGGGGCTAGATTCAAAAGTTTCCTCAACAAAGATGCTGTGCGATCAGTTAACTGAAACTCTGCAGCAGTTAGCAAGCCAGGCAGAAAGAG CTGAGGAAGATAAGAAGTTTTTTGAGGGGATGCTTGGGAAGAACTCTAAAGCTTTAGATGAATTGAACTGCTTGTTGCATGATTCCTCGGCAAAGCTGGAATGTGCAGAACAAAGCATTATGTCAG GTAAACAGGAGATTTTGCGGATCAAACAAGAGAAAGAAGAAATGGATCAGAGTTACAAGGAACAGCTTTACGCAAATGATACTACCATAAAGGAAAAAG ATTCTCTCATCAAACAGTTGGAGGGTTCAGTTGAAGAAAATAAATCCCGCTTATTGTGTGCTGACTCCCGCTTGCAGTGCATGGAGCAAGAGTTAAAGCTAAAACAAGACGTTTGCATTTACCTGAAAGAAAACCTTGCATGtgctgaaaaagaaaaaaatgacttGGAGCTTAGGAACCAGAGATACAGTCTGGAAGTCGAAAGACTGTACAAGGACAATAAGGATGCTAATGAATTGCTTAGCAGTTTTGTGGCTAAAGTAGCTGAGCTAGATAAAGAGCATGCATCAATGTCAAGTCATGTCGCCAGATTGCTTTCTTCATTTGATAAGTACTATGGAATGGTCCAAGAGGAGAAACTGCTGATAACAAGATCTGCTAAGGACAAATTGGAACATCTTCAAAACCAGTTTGTAGATTTGACATCAGAAAACAGTGGTCTCAAAAGTGAAATTGGGGAACTGAAGTCCAGAATCACAGAGTTACAAAAAACTCAAGAAGCTGTTATGGTTCAGCATGTAGAAGAATGCCAAGTGGCTGAAGATAAAATCAGAAGACTGGAGTCTGAAGCAGAAATATCTGCCTCCAATGTGAATTGCTTAGAAAAGTTATCTTCGGAACTACAAGGGAGAGTTCAAAAGTTACTGGAGGATTCTAGCCTTGCTGAAAATCAGAAG GAAGAGCTGTTACAGAAGACTTTGAAGCTAGAATCAGATAATCAGGAGCTTCTAGGCAGAGTGCAGTCAGTTTTGGATGAGAAATCTAACGATACAGAATCTCTGCACAGCGAGATTGCTAAGCGTGACCAGCAGGTTGACACACAAGAAAAACAGATCAGTGAGCTCCGCAGTGTTCTTGATGAGAAGGAACAGTTGTATATTTCTTCTGTAGAAAGAGAGAAGAGTTTGGAGGAACAAAAGTTACAG ATCCAAGCATCACTCGCTGCCACAGAATGTCAACTTACCGAGGCCAAAAAACAGTACGATCTCATGCTTCAGGGTAAACAGATAGAGCTATCAAAACATTTGAAAGAGTTGTCACTCAGAAATGATCAG GCAATCAATGTCATCCGTAAGAAATATGAATTAGAAAAGGTAGAAATCATTAGTGCTGAAAAAGAGAAG GCAGAAAAGCTCATAAGGGAAATGGAGCACAAATGCAACGAAAAGATATTAGAGAACAAGCGAGAATCTGAGAGGTGTTTGATGCGTCTTAAGGAGGAACATGCCGCAGTG GTGGCAAGAATTCAACAGGATAATGAGCTTAAGGAATCAACTCTTCGGGCTTATCACAAAGAAGAATTGCAGCGCATTCGTTCTCAGGGTGAGAGTGAATTGAGGGAG AGGCTGTCGTCGCTCAGACAAGAGCATGAAGCTCAAATAAAAACAGTGAACATACGGCATGAAGAAGATTGTCAGAAACTTCAGGATGAACTGGAGCTTCAGAAGTCAAAG GAGGAGAAGCAAAGAGCATTATTACAGTTACAGTGGAAAGTGATGGGCGAAAGTCAACAAGttgatcaggaagttaattctaaAAAG AGGAGAGAGCCATATGTCAGAAAAGAAAGTCAGCTTCAGTTGCCAGGTCCAGGTCCTGAGACCAAACGGAAG GATGTTAACATATCTGGAGTTATACACTCGCCAATTTCTAACGTACTGAGGAAGGTAGAGAAAGCAAGTCAGGATGTTACTAATCACAGAAAG GTAACACACCATGAATATGAAGTGGAGACAGCAAATGGAAAAATCACAAAGCGCAGGAAAACTAAGAGCACTGTCATGTTTGGG GAACCGAATACTCAGAAGTCATTGCAAAATACTGCTGACAAGGATGTTACAAAAACAAGAAAG GTTGTTGCAGGATCCCGTCCCCATCCTGCTAATATCGGTGAATTATTTTCTGAGGGCTCCTTGAATCCATATGCTGATGACCCTTATGCATTTGGCTAG
- the LOC123053478 gene encoding sugar transport protein MST1 translates to MAGGAFVANDGPAPDYGGRLTLSVLMTCFVAASGGLIFGYDIGISGGVSQMEPFLRRFFPHVLEKMAVAKHNDYCLYDSQALTAFTSSLYIAGLLASLVASRVTKAIGRQRVMLVGGALFFAGGAITGAAMSIAMLIIGRMLLGFGVGFTNQATPVFLSEMAPTQWRGSLTAGFQIFLALGVLIANLTNYATARISWGWRLSLGLAGAPAVIIFLGALFLTDTPSSLVMRGKADEARAALVRVRGAGADVDAEFQDILRAVAVARESEEGAFHRMATRREYRPHLVLAVAVPMFFQLTGVIVLSFFAPLVFRTAGFGSNAALMGAVILGGVNLGALMLSTLVIDRYGRRVMFMVGGIQMIIAQVAMAWIMGAQVGKSGDAPMARPYGVAILVFTCMHAAGFGWSWGPLGWVVPGEIFPVDIRSAGQAMNVSIGLGLTFVQTQSFLPMLCSFKYATFAYYAGWVAVMTVFIALFLPETKGVPLESMGTVWVKHWYWKRFVQPQAKSADALT, encoded by the exons ATGGCCGGTGGCGCCTTCGTGGCGAACGATGGCCCCGCCCCGGACTACGGCGGACGGCTGACGCTATCGGTGCTCATGACCTGCTTCGTGgccgcctccggtggcctcatctTCGGCTATGACATTGGCATCTCAG GCGGCGTGTCGCAAATGGAGCCGTTCCTGCGGCGCTTCTTCCCGCACGTCCTGGAGAAGATGGCGGTGGCGAAGCACAACGACTACTGCCTCTACGACAGCCAGGCGCTCACGGCCTTCACGTCGTCGCTGTACATCGCCGGCCTGCTGGCGTCGCTCGTGGCTAGCCGCGTCACCAAGGCCATAGGGCGGCAGCGCGTCATGCTCGTGGGCGGCGCACTCTTCTTCGCCGGCGGCGCCATCACTGGCGCGGCCATGAGCATCGCTATGCTCATCATCGGGCGCATGCTGCTCGGCTTTGGCGTCGGCTTCACCAACCAG GCGACTCCTGTGTTCCTGTCCGAGATGGCCCCGACGCAGTGGCGCGGCTCCCTTACCGCCGGCTTCCAGATCTTCCTCGCCCTCGGCGTCCTCATCGCCAACCTCACAAACTACGCCACGGCGCGCATCTCCTGGGGCTGGCGCCTCTCCCTGGGTCTCGCCGGCGCGCCGGCTGTGATCATCTTCCTGGGCGCCCTCTTCCTCACGGACACCCCCAGCAGCCTCGTCATGCGCGGCAAGGCCGACGAGGCCCGCGCCGCGCTCGTCCGGGTGCGCGGGGCGGGCGCGGACGTAGACGCGGAGTTCCAGGACATCCTGCGCGCCGTGGCGGTCGCGCGCGAGAGCGAGGAGGGCGCGTTCCATCGGATGGCGACGAGGCGCGAGTACCGCCCTCACCTGGTGCTCGCCGTGGCCGTGCCCATGTTCTTCCAGCTCACCGGCGTCATCGTGCTCTCCTTCTTCGCGCCGCTGGTGTTCCGCACCGCCGGGTTCGGCAGCAACGCCGCGCTGATGGGCGCCGTCATTCTCGGCGGCGTGAACCTGGGGGCCCTCATGCTCTCCACCCTCGTCATCGACCGGTACGGCCGCAGGGTGATGTTCATGGTCGGCGGCATCCAGATGATCATTGCCCAG GTTGCGATGGCATGGATCATGGGCGCGCAGGTGGGGAAGAGCGGCGACGCGCCGATGGCGAGGCCGTACGGGGTCGCGATCCTGGTGTTCACGTGCATGCACGCCGCCGGGTTCGGGTGGTCGTGGGGGCCGCTGGGGTGGGTGGTGCCGGGCGAGATATTCCCGGTGGACATCCGGTCGGCGGGGCAGGCCATGAACGTGTCCATCGGCCTCGGCCTCACGTTCGTGCAGACGCAGTCGTTCCTACCGATGCTCTGCAGCTTCAAGTACGCCACGTTTGCCTACTACGCCGGCTGGGTCGCCGTCATGACCGTCTTCATCGCGCTGTTCCTGCCGGAGACCAAGGGCGTGCCGCTCGAGTCCATGGGCACCGTCTGGGTCAAGCACTGGTACTGGAAGCGGTTCGTGCAGCCGCAAGCAAAAAGCGCCGACGCACTCACCTAG